From the genome of Clostridia bacterium:
ACTGCAGCAGTATAAAAGTATAGCCTCAACCTGATCTACAACAAAAAAGTTAAATGAACACAAATATCGGAAACGTTTTTGCAACTAATAAAAGGGATTTTATTAAAAATGTCGAATATGTATTAAAGCAGATTTAATATTTTAAATAAATTGGTGGTATATATGACTATAAGCATAAAGGAAATAGCAGAGCTGGCTGGCGTATCTATAAGCACTGTATCCAGAGCGTTGAATAACTATCAAGATATAAGCAAAAAGACTAGAAGTGAAATAATAAAGATAGCCAAAAAGCATAACTATAAACCTAATGCATTTGCTAGAAGTTTGGTGACAAAGGATAGTAGGACTATAGGTCTTTTTTTGGATGAATATAAGGGTGAAAGCTTAAACCAATCTTATTATTACAGAATAATCTGCGGTATTAATGATGTGCTCAACCAACAAGGTTATGATGTCACACTTATATCTAATAGCCTAATAGACAAAAAGAATAAATCTTGGTATTTGGATATTACAAGAGAAAAACATCTTACTGCTACCATATTTTTGGGAACGGATATCGATGAAGAGATGTTCAAATATATAGAGCAATATCAGGTAAAGTGTGTTGTTATAGATCATGTAGCTCAGGGAGAGACTATTGCCTGTGTAAATGCTGATAATGTCAAAGGCGCATTTTGGGCAGTGGAACACCTTATAAAAAACCAGCATGAAAATATAGCATTTATATCTGGAGATCTTTGTGATGTTTCTAATAGAGACAAGCAGGATGGGTATTTTTTGGCGTTAAACCGATATGGGATTAAATTGGATAAGAATATGATTTTTTGTGGTGAAAGTACACTGGACGGTGGCTATCAAGCGACCCATAAACTCATTGAATATAACAAAGATATCAGTGCAATATTTGCTGCAAATGACATGATGGCTATAGGGGCAATAAAGTTTGCAAAAGAAGTGGGATATAGGGTGCCACAGGATATATCCATTATAGGATACCAAAACACAGATATTTCAAGATACATACAACCTTCCCTTACCACAGTAGATATCGACTGGTATAAAATTGGTCGTACTGCCGCTACTGTGCTGGTAAATCTGATCAAGGGAGAAAACTTGGAGAAAGTGATGGTAGATCCTAAACTTATAATAAGGGAATCTACCTGTGAGAAAAAATAGTCATTGTTTTACTTTGAAGCAGTTGATCTGTCTACAGTATTAGTCAGCATATCATCCAGTTGATTTGCTTTCTTTGATATTTCATTTTTGTCTATTATTCCTTTTTCTATCAGTAGTTCTATCAAGATTGTGATTGCCAATGTATTTTTATAGTCTGTTTCTTTGAGTTTGGCTAACTGAATTATCATATCTATATCGTTCATGTATTAACCGCCTTTCGATTTTTATATCTCTCTATTTTAATGTTTAACATTTTTTGCATAATTTATACAGTGTTTTAATAAATATTTGCATAATAAATGATGTATAGTATAATATAATAAAACAATAGAATTAATTAAAAATAGCGATGAAGGGAAAAAGTAGGCATCTCATTATCTTCAGAGAGCCGGTGGAAGGTGTGAATCGGCGGTGATAGGTGTTGAATCCGTCCTAGAGCTGTATACTGAAATTATTTATAGTAAGTATCATCGTATGGATAACGTTAGCATCAGAATGAGCGGAATGCTGAATTATTGTGCAGTCAATTAGGGTGGCAACGCGAGAAATTTCTCGTCCCTTTTATTTTGGGATGAGTTTTTTAATGTATGAAGCTTTTTCGGGAGGTACAGATTATGCTGGATATTAAATTTATAAGAAATAACCCTGAAATGATAAAACAGGCTTTGAAGAAAAGAAAAGAAAATATTGATATTGATGCTTTGATTTCAATTGATGAGAATAGACGAGAAATATTACGGGAAGCTGAACAGCTTAAAAACAAAAAGAATACTGTTTCACAGCAGATTGCACAGTTTAAAAAACAAGGCAAGGATGCTAGGGATATTATAAGCGAGATGCGAAGAGTTTCTTCACAGATAAAAAAATGTGATCAAGAATTAAGGGATTTACAGACTAAAATAAATTACATGTTGCTCAGAATACCTAACATCCCCCACCCCAGTGTGCCCTACGGTGAAACCGAAGCTGATAATCAGGAAATAAGGAAATGGGGACAACCTACTATCTTTGATTTTGTACCAAAGCCTCATT
Proteins encoded in this window:
- a CDS encoding LacI family DNA-binding transcriptional regulator; this translates as MTISIKEIAELAGVSISTVSRALNNYQDISKKTRSEIIKIAKKHNYKPNAFARSLVTKDSRTIGLFLDEYKGESLNQSYYYRIICGINDVLNQQGYDVTLISNSLIDKKNKSWYLDITREKHLTATIFLGTDIDEEMFKYIEQYQVKCVVIDHVAQGETIACVNADNVKGAFWAVEHLIKNQHENIAFISGDLCDVSNRDKQDGYFLALNRYGIKLDKNMIFCGESTLDGGYQATHKLIEYNKDISAIFAANDMMAIGAIKFAKEVGYRVPQDISIIGYQNTDISRYIQPSLTTVDIDWYKIGRTAATVLVNLIKGENLEKVMVDPKLIIRESTCEKK